From Vigna unguiculata cultivar IT97K-499-35 chromosome 5, ASM411807v1, whole genome shotgun sequence, the proteins below share one genomic window:
- the LOC114185319 gene encoding pentatricopeptide repeat-containing protein At3g02330, mitochondrial: MLQRTVFCGLAMLKASPSNLLIKTLPPYAFCTLSSTQMNPSKKLTFSHIFQKCSNLKALNPGKQAHAQMIVTGFVPNIYVANCLIQFYCKCSNMGYAFNVFDRMPERDVISWNTMIFGYAGVRNMGFAQSLFDTMPERDVVSWNSLLSCYLHNGANRKSIEIFVKMRSLKITYDYASFAVVLKACLGIEDYGLGLQVHCLAIQMGFVNDVVTGSALVDMYSKFKKLDDAFKVFREMPVRNLVCWSAVIAGHVQNDRFIEGLKLFKDLLKVGMGVSQSTYASVFRSCAGLSAFKLGTQMHGHALKSDFGYDGIVGTATLDMYAKCGRMPDACKVFNLLPNPPRQSYNAIIVGYARKEQGFKALEIFQFLQRTNLGFDDISLSGALTACSVIKGHVEGIQLHGLAVKCGLEFNICVANTILDMYGKCGALREACLIFDEMERRDAVSWNAIIAAHEQNKEIEKTLSLFVSMQRSAMEPDDFTYGSVVKACAGQQALNNGMEIHGRIIKSGMGLDCFVGSALVDMYSKCGMLMEAEKIHDRLEEQTTVSWNSIISGFSSQKQSENAQIYFSQMLEMGVIPDNFTYATVLDICANMATVELGKQIHAQILKLQLHSDVYIASTLVDMYSKCGNMRDSRLMFEKAPKRDYVTWSAMICAYAYHGLGEEAIKLFEEMQLLNVKPNHTVFISVLRACAHMGYVDRGLHYFQEMLSHYGLDPHMEHYSCMVDLLGRSGQVNEALKLIESMPFEADDVIWRTLLSNCKMQGNMEVAEKAANYLLQLDPQDSSAYVLLSNVYANAGMWGEVAKIRSVMKNCKLKKEPGCSWIEIRDEVHTFLVGDNAHPRSEEIYEQIHLLVDEMKWAGYVPDIDFLLDEEVEEQGPYEGRKATIGSTG, from the coding sequence ATGTTACAGCGTACTGTGTTTTGTGGCCTTGCAATGCTCAAAGCTTCTCCATCAAACTTACTCATCAAAACCCTGCCACCATATGCATTTTGTACTCTTTCCTCAACCCAAATGAACCCCTCCAAGAAATTAACATTTTcccatattttccaaaaatgCTCCAATCTTAAAGCTCTAAATCCTGGCAAACAAGCCCATGCCCAGATGATTGTAACTGGTTTTGTGCCCAACATCTATGTTGCCAACTgcttaattcaattttattgtaaatgttCCAATATGGGATATGCATTCAATGTGTTTGACAGAATGCCTGAAAGGGACGTGATCTCTTGGAATACTATGATATTTGGATATGCTGGAGTACGGAACATGGGGTTTGCACAGTCTTTGTTTGACACAATGCCTGAAAGAGATGTGGTTTCGTGGAATTCTTTGCTCTCTTGTTATTTACATAATGGTGCTAATCGAAAGTCAATTGAAATATTTGTCAAGATGAGATCACTGAAAATCACATACGACTATGCTTCATTTGCTGTTGTTCTGAAAGCTTGTTTAGGTATTGAAGACTATGGTTTAGGGCTTCAGGTGCACTGCCTTGCAATTCAGATGGGTTTTGTGAATGATGTGGTGACAGGTAGTGCTCTGGTAGATATGTactcaaaatttaagaaattggaTGATGCTTTTAAGGTTTTCCGTGAAATGCCAGTGAGAAATTTGGTGTGCTGGAGTGCTGTAATTGCGGGCCATGTTCAGAATGACCGGTTTATTGAGGGACTAAAACTGTTTAAGGATTTGCTGAAAGTAGGTATGGGGGTGAGTCAATCAACCTATGCTAGTGTATTCAGATCATGTGCGGGTTTATCTGCATTTAAATTGGGTACACAGATGCATGGTCACGCTCTAAAGTCTGACTTTGGATATGACGGTATAGTTGGAACTGCCACATTGGACATGTACGCAAAATGTGGCAGAATGCCTGATGCCTGCAAGGTATTTAACTTGTTGCCTAATCCTCCTCGGCAATCTTATAATGCCATTATTGTTGGATATGCTCGGAAAGAACAAGGTTTTAAGGCTTTAGAGATTTTTCAGTTTTTACAGAGGACTAACCTTGGCTTTGACGACATTAGTTTGTCTGGTGCTTTGACTGCTTGTTCAGTGATCAAAGGCCATGTGGAGGGAATCCAGCTACATGGATTAGCTGTAAAATGCGGTTTAGAGTTTAATATTTGTGTTGCGAATACAATTTTAGACATGTATGGCAAGTGTGGAGCTCTGAGGGAAGCTTGTTTAATATTTGACGAGATGGAGAGAAGGGATGCTGTGTCTTGGAATGCAATCATTGCAGCTCATGagcaaaataaagaaatagagaAAACACTTTCACTCTTTGTTTCAATGCAGCGATCAGCAATGGAACCTGATGATTTTACTTACGGTAGTGTTGTAAAGGCATGTGCTGGTCAGCAAGCTTTAAACAATGGTATGGAGATCCATGGAAGAATCATTAAGTCTGGTATGGGGTTAGACTGTTTTGTTGGCAGTGCTCTTGTTGATATGTATAGCAAGTGTGGAATGCTAATGGAGGCAGAAAAGATCCACGACAGACTGGAAGAGCAGACAACTGTTTCCTGGAATTCGATCATCTCAGGATTCTCATCACAAAAGCAAAGTGAAAATGCTCAGATATATTTTTCTCAGATGCTGGAAATGGGTGTAATACCTGACAACTTTACATATGCTACAGTTCTTGATATCTGTGCTAATATGGCCACCGTAGAACTTGGAAAACAGATTCATGCTCAAATTTTAAAGTTACAGTTGCATTCAGATGTGTATATTGCCAGCACACTTGTAGATATGTATTCAAAGTGTGGAAATATGCGGGATTCCAGGCTAATGTTTGAGAAGGCACCAAAGCGGGATTATGTCACTTGGAGTGCCATGATTTGTGCATATGCATACCATGGTCTTGGAGAAGAAGCCATTAAATTATTCGAGGAGATGCAGCTTTTGAATGTGAAACCAAATCATACAGTTTTTATTTCAGTCCTCAGAGCTTGTGCACATATGGGTTATGTGGACAGAGGGCTACACTACTTTCAGGAAATGCTGAGTCACTATGGTTTAGATCCCCATATGGAGCATTATTCATGTATGGTAGATCTATTAGGGAGGTCAGGCCAAGTAAATGAGGCTTTAAAGCTTATTGAAAGCATGCCTTTTGAGGCTGATGATGTAATATGGAGAACTTTGCTCAGTAATTGCAAGATGCAAGGGAATATGGAAGTTGCAGAAAAAGCAGCCAATTATTTATTGCAGTTAGACCCTCAAGATTCTTCAGCGTATGTTCTTTTATCTAATGTATATGCTAACGCAGGGATGTGGGGTGAGGTTGCAAAAATAAGAAGTGTAATGAAGAACTGTAAGTTAAAGAAGGAGCCAGGCTGTAGCTGGATTGAAATAAGAGATGAGGTACACACATTTCTTGTTGGAGACAACGCACATCCAAGATCTGAAGAGATATATGAACAAATTCATTTGCTTGTGGACGAGATGAAGTGGGCTGGGTATGTTCCGGACATTGATTTCTTACTTGATGAGGAGGTGGAAGAACAGGGTCCTTATGAAGGGCGCAAAGCTACCATTGGTAGTACGGGATAA